A genomic window from Lotus japonicus ecotype B-129 chromosome 1, LjGifu_v1.2 includes:
- the LOC130724843 gene encoding F-box/kelch-repeat protein At3g23880-like has protein sequence MAAQGRDQDDAVSLSLLSLNSNGNSDGVLPLQPILPIEIVEEIICRFPVKFLLQLRCVCKTWNSLISDPKFARRHLGRFNRHFLLIRFHLTIIDGRMREENFMSYPLSSVLKDVVTGATQLDSPLKYGKIIGSCDGIICCYNLSSELHHSFVVWNPSTRKLWELTPLKKPLLEEYRDRREFHSYGFGYDHLSDSFKLVVIFYYECPAGGYKTRAMVHTLGSNSWRRIDNFPDIPYCEFGKFGKVLSGAVNWLACDDALNFNLRQGITSLDLGKESYQELLQPDYGGIEVRGLAMDIMRDCLCILVNWDFWIMNEYGNNESWTKLFSFPLDFCSVRFVFNVGNHSLCVLEDDELLFHSLRQLDVYSYKNGTSRRPRLDITPVLIKDLYIESESLISPCPHN, from the coding sequence ATGGCGGCACAAGGACGTGACCAAGATGACGCAGTTTCTTTAAGCTTACTTTCACTCAATTCGAACGGCAACTCCGATGGGGTACTGCCGCTGCAGCCAATCCTTCCAATTGAGATTGTGGAAGAAATCATATGCAGGTTTCCGGTGAAGTTCCTCTTGCAACTCCGGTGCGTATGTAAGACCTGGAATTCCCTGATTTCTGATCCCAAATTCGCAAGAAGGCACCTTGGTCGGTTCAACCGTCACTTCCTCCTCATAAGGTTCCACCTAACCATCATAGACGGACGCATGCGCGAGGAAAATTTCATGTCTTACCCGCTTTCCTCCGTTCTCAAAGATGTGGTTACCGGCGCCACACAACTGGATAGCCCTCTGAAATATGGTAAGATCATTGGCTCATGCGATGGCATCATCTGTTGTTACAACCTCAGCTCTGAACTCCATCATTCTTTTGTCGTGTGGAACCCTTCTACTAGAAAATTGTGGGAATTGACGCCTTTGAAAAAGCCACTGTTAGAAGAATATCGTGATAGACGGGAATTTCATTCGTACGGGTTTGGTTACGATCATCTCTCTGACAGTTTCAAGCTGGTCGTGATCTTTTACTATGAATGTCCTGCAGGCGGTTACAAAACTCGTGCCATGGTTCATACTTTGGGCTCTAATTCTTGGAGAAGGATTGACAATTTCCCTGATATCCCCTATtgtgaatttggaaaatttggaaaagTGTTGAGTGGTGCAGTTAATTGGTTGGCATGTGATGATGCCCTCAATTTCAATCTTAGGCAGGGTATCACTTCTCTTGATTTGGGGAAGGAGTCCTATCAAGAACTTTTGCAGCCTGATTATGGTGGAATAGAGGTCCGCGGCTTGGCCATGGATATCATGAGAGATTGCTTGTGCATACTTGTTAATTGGGATTTTTGGATTATGAACGAGTATGGAAATAATGAGTCATGGACCAAATTGTTCAGCTTTCCTCTTGACTTCTGCTCCGTACGTTTTGTCTTTAATGTGGGTAACCATTCCCTTTGTGTTTTGGAGGATGATGAACTGCTCTTCCACTCCCTTCGGCAACTGGATGTTTATAGTTACAAAAATGGCACTTCCAGGAGGCCTCGTCTTGACATCACCCCTGTTTTGATCAAGGATCTATACATTGAGTCTGAGAGTTTGATTTCACCTTGTCCTCACAATTAG